A genome region from Arachis duranensis cultivar V14167 chromosome 6, aradu.V14167.gnm2.J7QH, whole genome shotgun sequence includes the following:
- the LOC107494882 gene encoding protein LOW PHOTOSYNTHETIC EFFICIENCY 1, chloroplastic, protein MHALSPFPSKGNHSLVPSPFAGFESSPSPNRRRKVKLGFVFSLSRRTCIGDIRCSRSFSSGYSIVSCVGNPNFDFRLGFLFGYSKVNFVTPMARTLEDQGIIGNELVEDQSEGINCQQEMHGGECSGTELFEEEAVSADGSSVSSESEGVYSSNSDQTEGINYEQEIQSDNNAGEDGREESDVKVDVRALATTLQSAKTVEDVEDILKDKGELPLQVYSTIIKGFGQDKKMNSALILFYWMKRRKIETNGSFGPNLYIYNAVLGVVKQSEQFDEMETILNEMARDGIAYNVVTYNTLMAIYIEKGEAGKALDMLEEIHRNGLIPSPVSYSQALLAYRRMEDGNGALNFFVDFREKYRQGGIGRDDDGEDWESELIKLEKFTIRVCYQVMRRWLVSHDNSSNNVLKLLIDMDNAGIPLGRADLERLAWACTREDHYIVIREVYTRIRERYDKISLSVCNHVIWLMGKAKKWWAALEIYEDLLDKGPKPNNLSYELITSHFNVLLSAAKKKGIWRWGVRLINKMEDKGLKPGSREWNSVLMACSKAAETTAAVQIFKRMVENGEKPTVISYGALLSALEKGKLYDEALRVWDHMIKVRVEPNAYAYTIMASIYTAQGNFSRVDAIIREMVTLGIEITVVTYNAIISGCARNGMSSAAYEWFHRMKVQNISPNEITYEMLIEALSNDGKPRLAYELYMRAQSEGLILSSKAYDLVVQSSEAYGATINLSSLGPRPLNKKRKVQIRKAMKEFYNLADVSGRSKPFDKSEICYTQSQELN, encoded by the coding sequence ATGCACGCTTTAAGCCCTTTTCCTTCTAAGGGTAACCACTCGTTGGTTCCTTCTCCTTTTGCGGGATTTGAATCTAGTCCTTCTCCCAATAGGAGAAGAAAGGTGAAGCTTGGTTTTGTGTTTTCTCTGTCTCGTAGAACATGTATTGGTGATATTCGATGCTCAAGAAGCTTTTCAAGTGGTTACAGTATTGTATCATGTGTTGGGAACCCAAATTTTGATTTTAGATTAGGGTTTTTGTTTGGATACTCTAAAGTGAATTTTGTTACACCTATGGCGCGGACGCTGGAGGATCAGGGTATTATTGGTAATGAATTGGTGGAGGATCAAAGTGAAGGTATTAACTGTCAGCAAGAGATGCATGGTGGTGAATGCAGTGGGACTGAGTTGTTTGAGGAGGAGGCAGTTTCTGCTGATGGTTCCTCAGTTAGCAGTGAGTCAGAGGGTGTGTACTCTTCGAATTCGGATCAAACCGAAGGTATCAACTATGAACAAGAGATTCAGAGTGATAACAATGCTGGGGAGGATGGAAGAGAAGAGAGTGATGTTAAGGTTGATGTGAGAGCACTTGCAACAACCTTGCAGTCCGCTAAGACGGTTGAGGACGTGGAAGATATTCTTAAGGACAAGGGGGAGTTGCCCCTTCAGGTGTATTCAACCATAATAAAGGGATTTGGTCAAGACAAGAAAATGAATTCTGCGTTGATTCTTTTTTATTggatgaagaggaggaagatagAAACTAATGGTTCTTTTGGCCCCAATCTTTACATATATAATGCCGTGTTAGGTGTTGTTAAACAGTCTGAACAATTTGATGAAATGGAGACCATTTTAAATGAAATGGCACGAGATGGAATCGCCTATAATGTTGTGACATATAATACCTTGATGGCTATTTACATTGAGAAAGGGGAAGCTGGCAAAGCGCTCGATATGCTTGAGGAAATTCATAGAAATGGCCTTATCCCGTCTCCAGTATCCTATTCTCAAGCTTTGCTGGCATATCGAAGAATGGAAGATGGGAATGGAGCTCTAAACTTTTTTGTTGACTTCAGAGAAAAGTATCGACAAGGTGGAATAGGGAGAGATGACGATGGTGAAGATTGGGAGAGTGAGTTAATAAAGCTTGAGAAGTTTACAATCCGTGTTTGCTATCAAGTAATGCGTCGTTGGCTTGTCAGTCATGATAATTCGAGCAACAATGTATTGAAGCTTCTTATTGATATGGACAATGCTGGAATTCCACTGGGGCGTGCTGACCTTGAGCGACTTGCATGGGCTTGTACTCGTGAAGACCACTATATTGTTATCAGAGAGGTATACACAAGGATAAGGGAAAGGTATGATAAGATCAGCTTGTCTGTCTGCAATCATGTAATTTGGTTGATGGGGAAGGCAAAAAAGTGGTGGGCTGCTTTGGAGATATATGAAGACTTATTGGACAAAGGGCCAAagccaaataacttgtcatatGAACTGATAACCTCTCACTTTAATGTCCTTCTCAGTGCAGCCAAGAAAAAAGGAATTTGGAGATGGGGTGTGAGGCTGATTAACAAGATGGAAGATAAAGGCCTAAAACCGGGAAGTAGGGAATGGAATTCAGTTCTTATGGCCTGTTCGAAGGCTGCAGAAACTACTGCTGCTGTGCAAATATTTAAGAGGATGGTGGAAAATGGTGAAAAACCAACTGTGATTTCATACGGGGCTTTGTTGAGTGCTCTTGAGAAAGGAAAACTCTACGACGAGGCCCTCCGTGTGTGGGACCATATGATCAAAGTTAGGGTTGAACCAAATGCATATGCCTACACAATCATGGCATCAATTTATACTGCACAAGGAAATTTTAGTAGAGTAGATGCAATCATCCGAGAAATGGTAACATTGGGAATTGAGATAACAGTAGTTACATATAATGCAATTATTAGTGGTTGCGCACGAAATGGTATGAGTAGTGCAGCATATGAATGGTTTCACCGGATGAAAGTTCAAAACATCTCTCCCAATGAGATCACTTATGAAATGTTGATTGAGGCACTTTCGAATGATGGAAAGCCTAGGCTGGCATATGAGTTGTATATGAGAGCTCAAAGTGAAGGCCTTATCCTTTCTTCAAAAGCTTATGACTTGGTTGTGCAATCCTCTGAGGCTTATGGTGCTACCATCAATCTAAGTTCTTTAGGACCACGTCCGCTCAATAAAAAAAGGAAGGTTCAAATTAGAAAAGCAATGAAAGAATTCTACAACTTGGCTGATGTTTCCGGGAGAAGTAAACCATTTGATAAAAGTGAAATTTGTTACACACAGTCACAAGAATTGAATTAG
- the LOC107494878 gene encoding ubiquitin-like protein 5 yields MIEVVLNDRLGKKVRVKCNDDDTIGDLKKLVAAQTGTRADKIRIQKWYTIYKDHITLKDYEIHDGMGLELYYN; encoded by the coding sequence ATGATCGAGGTGGTTCTGAACGATCGATTGGGGAAGAAGGTCCGCGTGAAATGCAACGACGACGACACCATCGGAGACCTGAAGAAGCTGGTTGCAGCTCAGACAGGAACGAGGGCCGACAAGATTCGCATCCAGAAATGGTACACCATCTACAAGGATCACATCACCCTCAAAGATTACGAGATCCACGACGGCATGGGCCTCGAGCTCTACTACAACTAA
- the LOC107494877 gene encoding uncharacterized membrane protein At3g27390, translating into MEPPTGFCATLWSFIRFLPFFIGLLLLGTIKGILLCPLICLLMTVGNSAIILGLWPAHLVWTYYCVVSAKQLGAVLKLVICISVLPVLLISWPIVGIVGSFVAGTAYGFLSPIFATFEAVDEGKEDKLFHCFVDGTWSTITRSCMVVKDVKDVCFHSYFSVMDDLQQKGPPDVKYYEIRLLYLPGAAVAAAIGIIVDVPVISFVALCKGPFMLVKGWHRLFHDLVGREGPFLETICVPFAGLAILLWPLAVAGAVLASMMASFFLGAYAGVIAYQESSFVLGLQFIIAAMALYDEYSNDILDMPEGSCFPRPQYRKMVDSSKRTAHSNSFSRHSGSLRRAPSRSSSIKNNIVELKSLELLDGLFKECRHVGEKLVSEGLITPKDIEEAKTSKGSRVISIGLPAYCLLQGLLRSAKANATGILINDSTELTTTNRPREKFFEWFLNPLLIIKEQIRAEQLSPPEEDYLCKLVLLSGDSERLKNSSTAPAPESEVKRAELDALARRLQGITKSMTRFPTYKRRFDDLVKQLSDDFAEKHGVKTMSRSKSAFAQMVSFKSLKGPRNNGSNQGSEDVKDVEIEGP; encoded by the exons ATGGAACCTCCTACGGGATTCTGTGCTACTTTGTGGAGCTTCATTCggtttcttcctttcttcattgGGCTTTTGCTTCTTGGCACCATCAAAG GAATCCTTCTCTGCCCATTGATATGTCTACTAATGACAGTTGGGAACTCTGCTATCATTCTTGGACTCTGGCCAGCACATCTTGTTTGGACATATTACTGTGTTGTGAG TGCTAAACAATTAGGGGCTGTTCTGAAGCTTGTTATTTGTATATCTGTGCTACCGGTGCTGCTTATTTCATGGCCAATTGTTGGAATTGTTGGAAGTTTTGTAGCTGGAACAGCCTATGGATTTCTTTCGCCAATATTCGCTACCTTTGAAGCTGTAGATGAAGGAAAAGAGGACAAACTTTTCCATTGTTTTGTT GATGGCACGTGGAGCACTATTACAAGAAGTTGCATGGTTGTCAAGGATGTAAAAGATGTTTGTTTCCATTCTTATTTCTCGGTTATGGACGACCTACAACAAAAGGGACCACCAGATGTAAAATACTATGAGATCAG GCTGCTTTATCTTCCTGGTGCTGCAGTAGCTGCAGCTATTGGAATCATAGTTGATGTGCCAGTTATATCATTTGTTGCTCTATGCAAAGGCCCTTTCATGCTTGTTAAGGGTTGGCACCGATTGTTTCATGACCTCGTTGGCCGTGAAGGTCCTTTTTTGGAGACAATATGTGTACCTTTTGCTGGCCTTGCTATCCTTCTATGGCCATTGGCAGTTGCTGGGGCAGTTCTGGCATCCATGATGGCAAGTTTCTTTCTTGGTGCATATGCAGGTGTTATTGCATATCAG GAGTCTTCTTTCGTGTTGGGCCTTCAATTCATCATTGCAGCTATGGCCCTTTATGATGAATACAGCAATGATATTCTTGACATGCCAGAAGGATCCTGCTTTCCTAG GCCTCAATATCGGAAAATGGTTGACTCATCAAAGAGAACTGCACATTCAAATTCATTCTCAAGACACAGTGGCTCCTTACGAAGGGCGCCTTCTCGTTcatcatcaataaaaaataatattgttgaGTTGAAATCACTTGAG CTGTTGGATGGCTTATTTAAGGAATGTCGCCATGTTGGAGAAAAATTGGTTTCCGAAGGTCTAATAACACCTAAAGACATTGAAGAAGCTAAGACTAGTAAAGGGAGTCGAGTTATAAGTATCGGTTTACCTGCATATTGCCTTCTCCAGGGGCTGTTGCGCTCTGCAAAAGCTAATGCCACGGGTATATTGATAA ATGATAGTACCGAACTGACTACCACAAACAGACCAAGggagaaattttttgaatgGTTTCTTAATCCTCTTTTGATAATTAAAGAACAAATCAGAGCAGAACAACTTTCTCCCCCAGAAGAGGATTACCTATGCAAACTAGTACTTCTGAGTGGGGATTCAGAGAGGTTGAAAAATTCCAGTACTGCTCCAGCCCCTGAATCTGAGGTCAAACGTGCTGAGCTTGATGCATTGGCTAGAAG ACTTCAAGGGATCACCAAATCTATGACAAGGTTTCCAACCTACAAGCGCCGCTTCGATGATCTTGTAAAACAATTGTCGGATGATTTTGCTGAGAAGCATGGAGTGAAAACAATGTCCAGATCAAAGAGCGCATTTGCTCAGATGGTTAGCTTCAAATCCTTAAAGGGACCAAGAAATAATGGTTCCAATCAAGGTTCGGAAGATGTAAAAGATGTAGAAATAGAAGGCCCTTGA
- the LOC107494867 gene encoding uncharacterized protein LOC107494867 — translation MSENVGSGTGSSLPSNGKKVKCNYCSKTISGGIYRFKHHLAGTKEDSEPCASVLEEVKAVMLKVCVEAKEASLKKRRFGDDEDYPEQTEKEKDNSQQKGKDICNFVTKGKGAQVQSTINQMMKKDLKEQCDQQCAIFFYTTAIPFNVIKNPEFLKFCEMVGRYGIGYEPPSYHELRETQLKKAVNNVDEMLTKFKVEWKRTGCSIMSDGWTDKKRRSIFVKMLEDAVEFVGEENVVQIVTDNAANYKAAGERMMETRKSLYWTPCAAHCIDLILEDFEKKLKTTKVASTPEGIRVQNMALDSRLWKNIVICLKAAAPLITVLRLVDSDEKSAMGFIFEGMRNAKETIKTNFDCVKKSYEPIWEIIDGRWESQLHRPLHAAAYYLNPHYHYEPNFMEERKKVGLQLPDFHYARGLFRNETAKSSRKTMLPAEWWDFYGDSCPELKKFAIRVLRLTCSSSGCERNWSAFEMVHTKRKNRLHQKKMNDLVYVMYNLKLKGKQIRKTPELEFDAVHSDDEWITEDVNENIAESVEHSHLPTNDNTNDDPNSNEFAIPGMNSNEFNMGEGGENEFIRDPQQNLIEEEDEHVNDDDDFVGRVEPEAERNDVSDEDGLNVYI, via the exons atgtcTGAGAATGTTGGTTCAGGGACAGGGTCTTCGCTTCCTA GCAATGGTAAAAAAGTGAAGTGTAATTATTGCTCAAAGACTATAAGCGGAGGGATTTATAGATTCAAGCATCATCTTGCCGGTACTAAAGAGGATTCAGAGCCTTGTGCTTCAGTACTTGAAGAAGTGAAGGCTGTGATGTTGAAAGTCTGTGTGGAGGCTAAAGAAGCATCATTGAAGAAGAGAAGATTCGGTGATGATGAGGATTATCCTGAACAAACAGAAAAGGAGAAGGACAATTCTCAACAAAAGGGGAAAGATATTTGCAACTTTGTCACAAAAGGAAAAGGCGCTCAAGTTCAATCAACAATAAATCAAATGATGAAGAAGGATCTAAAGGAACAATGTGATCAACAATGTGCCATATTTTTCTATACAACTGCTATTCCTTTCAATGTTATTAAGAATCCCgaatttttaaagttttgtgAGATGGTTGGGAGATATGGAATTGGCTACGAACCCCCTTCTTACCATGAGTTAAGAGAAACCCAATTAAAGAAAGCAGTGAACAATGTTGATGAAATGCTTACTAAATTTAAAGTAGAGTGGAAGAGAACTGGTTGTTCAATCATGTCGGATGGATGGACTGATAAAAAAAGACGTAGTATTT TTGTCAAAATGCTAGAAGATGCCGTAGAATTTGTTGGTGAAGAGAATGTAGTCCAAATTGTTACAGATAATGCTGCTAATTATAAGGCTGCTGGAGAAAGAATGATGGAGACTAGAAAAAGTTTGTATTGGACACCATGTGCTGCACACTGCATAGATTTGATATTGGAGGATTTTGAAAAGAAGCTAAAG ACAACTAAGGTTGCATCAACACCTGAAGGAATAAGAGTCCAAAACATGGCCTTGGATAGTAGGCTATGGAAGAATATTGTCATATGCCTCAAGGCTGCTGCTCCTCTCATTACAGTCCTTCGCTTGGTTGATTCAGATGAAAAATCAGCCATGGGTTTCATCTTTGAAGGCATGAGAAACGCCAAAGAAACAATCAAGACTAACTTCGATTGTGTTAAAAAGAG TTATGAACCTATATGGGAAATTATTGATGGAAGGTGGGAAAGTCAATTGCATAGACCATTGCATGCAGCTGCGTATTATCTTAATCCTCATTATCACTATGAACCAAATTTCATG gaagaaagaaaaaaggttgGTCTACAGCTTCCTGACTTTCATTATGCTAGAGGCCTCTTTCGTAATGAAACTGCAAAGAGTAGTAGGAAGACCATGCTACCTGCTGAGTGGTGGGACTTCTATGGAGATAGTTGTCCAGAACTAAAGAAGTTTGCTATCCGAGTTCTAAGATTAACTTGTAGTTCATCTGGTTGTGAGCGTAATTGGAGTGCATTTGAAATG GTTCATACAAAGAGAAAAAATCGGTTgcatcaaaagaaaatgaatgattTAGTGTATGTGATGTATAATTTGAAGTTAAAGGGCAAGCAAATTAGAAAAACTCCAGAACTTGAATTTGATGCAGTGCATTCTGATGATGAGTGGATAACTGAGGATGTTAATGAAAATATTGCTGAAAGTGTTGAGCATTCTCACTTACCAACGAATGACAATACTAATGATGATCCAAATAGTAATGAATTTGCTATTCCAGGTATGAATAGTAATGAATTCAACATGGGTGAGGGAGGTGAGAATGAGTTTATTAGGGATCCACAACAAAATTTaatagaggaagaagatgaacatgtgaatgatgatgatgattttgttgGCCGTGTTGAACCTGAGGCTGAAAGAAATGATGTTTCTGATGAAGATG GTTTGAATGTCTATATCtga